The Pirellulales bacterium genome includes a window with the following:
- a CDS encoding efflux RND transporter periplasmic adaptor subunit codes for MTALILGALLLASCRARSEAPPRDKADASGQRRSRPTVAALGRLSPRGGIVDVGGMAGERLDKLLVAEGDPVTPGQELAFLSSYPLRQSEVQLADIQLSEAKARGQAECAYGEALVAEAQTALEELKLADLDAQALAAKIDALEVNLKVANRDHDRLAGAGDVVSEQEQDHQQLVVEQAKAELHSTRAQMAKLEATRAAREREGKARLVTAQANLARLKSALQLESLEKGTATAGQKLELAIVRAPCAGRVLSLVTRVGETMGPRPVLRLGDTEHMYVTAEIYETDIHLVHKGQKARITSDALSAPLTGVVESVGKTVAKNDVISLDPTAAADARVILARIRLDDSLEAAGLVDLQVDVLIEIEPSKNAGQGESNSPAN; via the coding sequence GTGACGGCATTGATTCTCGGCGCGCTTTTGCTGGCCTCCTGTCGCGCGAGGAGCGAAGCCCCACCCCGCGACAAGGCCGATGCCAGCGGGCAACGCCGGTCTCGCCCCACGGTCGCCGCCCTGGGGCGGCTCTCACCACGGGGAGGAATCGTCGACGTCGGCGGCATGGCGGGCGAACGCTTGGACAAGCTACTCGTCGCCGAGGGCGATCCGGTTACGCCAGGCCAAGAGCTTGCTTTCCTGAGCAGCTATCCATTACGTCAGAGCGAAGTGCAATTGGCGGATATTCAATTGTCCGAGGCCAAGGCGCGCGGCCAGGCCGAGTGCGCCTACGGCGAAGCGTTGGTCGCCGAGGCCCAGACGGCTCTCGAAGAGCTCAAGCTGGCCGACCTCGACGCGCAAGCCCTGGCAGCCAAGATCGACGCCCTGGAAGTGAATCTGAAGGTTGCCAACCGCGACCATGATCGGCTGGCCGGCGCCGGCGACGTCGTCTCCGAGCAGGAGCAGGACCATCAGCAACTGGTGGTCGAACAGGCCAAGGCCGAGTTGCACAGCACACGCGCGCAAATGGCCAAGCTCGAGGCGACACGCGCCGCCCGCGAACGGGAAGGAAAAGCCCGCCTCGTCACGGCGCAAGCGAATCTCGCCCGCTTAAAATCGGCCCTGCAATTGGAATCGCTCGAAAAGGGCACCGCCACCGCTGGCCAGAAGCTGGAACTGGCAATCGTGCGCGCTCCGTGCGCGGGTCGCGTCCTCAGCCTGGTGACGCGCGTCGGGGAGACGATGGGCCCTCGCCCCGTGCTGCGCCTCGGCGACACGGAACATATGTACGTCACCGCCGAGATCTACGAGACCGATATCCACCTGGTGCATAAAGGTCAAAAGGCGCGCATCACCAGCGACGCCCTGTCCGCACCACTGACCGGTGTCGTCGAGAGCGTGGGCAAGACCGTCGCGAAAAACGATGTAATCAGCCTCGATCCCACTGCGGCGGCCGACGCACGGGTCATACTGGCGCGGATTCGCCTGGATGACAGTCTCGAGGCTGCCGGCCTGGTCGACCTGCAGGTCGATGTCTTGATCGAAATCGAGCCGTCGAAAAACGCCGGGCAAGGCGAAAGCAATTCGCCGGCCAACTAG
- a CDS encoding amidase, which produces MADELCYLTAEDLAAAIRARRVSPVEAVDAALAQATRLNPSLNALVTRCDEGAREEARQAETLVMRGGELPPLLGVPVTVKDLHLTAGIRTTLGSKLFENFIPDHDQPIVERLKRAGAIIIGKTNTSEFGLIPLAANALFGESNNPWDVRYNTGGSSGGAAAAVACGIGPLATASDGGGSIRIPASFCGVFGLKPQMGRVPHSPFPRGWESLSHQGVLTRTVRDTALALDVLAGPHSLDRWSLPATGRSFLAACTGEARGLRLAWCPRLGSLPVEPAVMAVCQQAAERFEQLGCQVTPLELDLPDLGPAQQTIVLCEAAVGMQARRAEWEQTIFPPTRKMLPNADKLTYYDLVQSQWQREEYWEKFSPVFDQFDAVLTPTAPITATLNGTLGPKVIEGQSVRALSWLGHVVPANMTWQPAASMPVGFDDQKLPVGLQIIGRQHDEWTVIRLASAYEAAHPWAKDWPPIVR; this is translated from the coding sequence ATGGCCGATGAACTTTGTTATCTGACGGCCGAGGATTTAGCAGCGGCGATCCGGGCACGTCGCGTGTCGCCTGTCGAGGCCGTGGATGCGGCGCTCGCGCAAGCGACCCGGTTGAATCCGTCGTTGAACGCGCTGGTGACGCGGTGCGACGAAGGGGCGCGCGAGGAAGCTCGTCAGGCCGAGACCTTGGTGATGCGCGGCGGCGAGTTGCCGCCCTTGTTGGGTGTGCCGGTCACGGTCAAGGATTTGCACCTCACCGCCGGCATCCGCACGACGCTCGGCTCGAAGCTGTTCGAGAATTTTATCCCCGACCATGACCAGCCTATTGTCGAGCGACTGAAGCGTGCCGGCGCGATCATCATCGGGAAAACGAACACCTCGGAATTCGGCCTGATCCCACTGGCGGCCAATGCGCTATTTGGCGAATCGAATAATCCTTGGGATGTGCGCTACAACACCGGGGGTTCGAGCGGCGGCGCCGCGGCGGCCGTGGCGTGCGGGATTGGCCCTTTGGCCACGGCCAGCGATGGTGGCGGCTCGATCCGCATACCGGCCAGCTTCTGCGGAGTCTTCGGACTGAAGCCGCAGATGGGGCGCGTGCCGCATTCGCCGTTTCCTCGTGGCTGGGAATCGCTGTCGCACCAGGGCGTATTGACGCGTACCGTGCGCGATACGGCACTGGCGCTGGATGTGCTGGCCGGACCACATTCACTCGATCGTTGGAGCTTGCCCGCGACGGGGCGAAGCTTCTTGGCGGCTTGCACTGGTGAAGCACGCGGTCTGCGCCTGGCGTGGTGTCCGCGACTCGGTAGCTTGCCTGTCGAGCCGGCGGTAATGGCCGTCTGCCAGCAGGCCGCCGAACGTTTCGAGCAGTTGGGCTGCCAGGTGACGCCGCTGGAACTCGATCTGCCTGACCTGGGGCCTGCCCAACAAACGATCGTGCTGTGCGAAGCGGCCGTCGGAATGCAAGCGCGTCGTGCTGAATGGGAGCAGACGATTTTTCCGCCGACACGAAAGATGCTGCCCAATGCCGATAAGCTGACTTACTACGACCTGGTGCAATCACAATGGCAGCGGGAAGAGTATTGGGAAAAGTTCTCGCCCGTGTTCGACCAATTCGACGCGGTGTTGACACCAACGGCGCCCATCACGGCAACCTTGAACGGCACGCTGGGCCCGAAGGTTATTGAGGGGCAATCCGTGCGTGCCCTGTCGTGGCTCGGTCATGTCGTGCCGGCCAATATGACGTGGCAGCCGGCAGCGAGTATGCCCGTTGGCTTTGACGACCAAAAATTGCCCGTGGGCTTGCAGATCATTGGCCGGCAACACGATGAATGGACGGTGATTCGGCTGGCGAGCGCGTATGAAGCGGCCCATCCCTGGGCGAAGGATTGGCCGCCGATCGTGCGTTGA
- a CDS encoding ABC transporter permease has protein sequence MKTQLAWLNLLHQKTRSVVAVAGVAFAVVLVLMQLGFLASVRQTATRIYDHLDFDLLLASPQYLHLAKAGTIQRVRLAQAASLPEVAGTSAMDVGFQLWRNVATGQRRGIMLMALDPNDRVFALEEVLDQQQRLEQTDSVLLDRLSRSEFGPIHEGVSTEVGRHRVDVVGEFALGTGFGADGALVASQGTFRRLLPYRRPSEVSLGLVRLRPGEQPTAVAETLRNMLPRDVQVFTRDELGAHERRHWMTKTSVGIIFGFGVFVALLVGTAIVYQVLSSDIS, from the coding sequence ATGAAAACCCAACTGGCCTGGCTGAATCTGCTGCATCAGAAAACTCGCTCCGTCGTCGCCGTTGCCGGCGTGGCGTTTGCCGTCGTGCTGGTGCTAATGCAGTTAGGCTTTCTGGCCTCGGTTCGACAGACGGCCACGAGAATCTACGACCACCTCGATTTCGATCTACTACTGGCGTCGCCCCAGTATCTGCACCTGGCTAAAGCTGGCACGATCCAACGCGTACGGTTGGCACAGGCGGCGTCGCTGCCCGAGGTTGCCGGAACCAGTGCGATGGACGTGGGCTTCCAATTGTGGCGTAACGTCGCCACGGGCCAGCGCCGCGGCATCATGTTGATGGCGCTCGATCCGAACGATCGCGTCTTTGCCCTGGAAGAGGTGCTCGATCAGCAGCAGCGGTTGGAACAGACGGACTCTGTGCTGCTGGATCGTCTGAGCCGTTCAGAGTTCGGCCCGATTCACGAAGGAGTCTCGACCGAAGTCGGCCGGCATCGCGTCGACGTGGTTGGCGAATTCGCACTGGGGACCGGCTTCGGCGCCGACGGCGCCCTCGTCGCTAGCCAAGGGACGTTTCGCCGACTGCTCCCCTACCGCCGACCGAGCGAAGTCAGCTTGGGGCTGGTGCGTCTCCGTCCTGGCGAACAGCCCACGGCCGTTGCCGAGACGTTACGCAACATGCTCCCTCGCGACGTGCAAGTTTTTACGCGTGACGAATTGGGAGCGCATGAACGCCGCCATTGGATGACCAAGACCTCGGTCGGCATTATTTTTGGTTTTGGAGTCTTCGTCGCGCTGTTGGTCGGCACGGCCATCGTTTACCAGGTGCTGTCGAGCGATATTTCCAG
- a CDS encoding type I restriction enzyme HsdR N-terminal domain-containing protein gives MKDLMMETAIAGVTTCDYCRSRFKVQERQLRLEGKTIKCPKCHRDFIVKIERPSPVERAAIHNSEQSDAQRKRRTKQEIRKHFFSTIKRGMRPYHNRLMEIASQDNASEEEVRRWCIDVLRSVLGYEDIEIDTEMRALNQRIDIALKRDDKVFMVIECKNIRSKLPCNVRDQAVMYALNKSADWAAITNGQIWKLYRVFPVKGADPTTIEVFDLALLDEDGVSDDDIEKLYLLTSRAVFSGDSELMYHRTACLSNRRVLAAMTTPRVVKAIRHSLIEQYKQECEQSVKLSDDVVVDRVRDLFLPADL, from the coding sequence ATGAAGGACTTGATGATGGAAACTGCGATTGCGGGGGTGACAACCTGCGACTACTGCCGCTCGAGGTTCAAGGTACAGGAACGACAACTCAGGCTCGAAGGAAAGACCATCAAGTGCCCGAAGTGCCACCGTGATTTTATCGTAAAGATCGAGCGACCGTCGCCGGTTGAGAGGGCCGCGATCCACAACTCGGAACAATCGGACGCACAGCGCAAACGCCGAACGAAGCAGGAGATTCGCAAACACTTCTTTTCGACAATCAAGCGCGGCATGCGTCCCTACCACAATCGCCTAATGGAGATTGCCTCACAGGACAATGCTTCGGAGGAGGAAGTACGTCGTTGGTGCATTGACGTACTGAGGAGCGTTCTTGGATACGAGGATATTGAAATAGATACCGAAATGCGCGCCTTAAATCAACGAATCGACATCGCGCTAAAGCGAGATGACAAGGTGTTCATGGTAATCGAGTGCAAAAATATCCGTTCGAAACTGCCGTGCAATGTTCGCGATCAGGCGGTCATGTACGCATTGAATAAGTCGGCGGACTGGGCCGCAATTACAAACGGACAAATATGGAAGCTTTACAGGGTATTCCCAGTAAAGGGAGCGGACCCAACCACGATTGAAGTGTTTGACCTTGCGCTCCTCGACGAAGATGGCGTAAGCGACGATGACATTGAGAAGTTGTATTTGCTCACTAGCCGCGCCGTTTTTAGTGGCGACTCAGAACTAATGTACCATCGGACAGCATGCCTTTCTAACCGACGCGTGCTTGCGGCAATGACGACTCCTCGTGTCGTAAAAGCAATCCGACACTCACTTATCGAGCAGTACAAGCAAGAATGCGAGCAAAGCGTTAAGCTCTCAGACGACGTCGTCGTGGATCGGGTCCGGGACCTATTCCTGCCGGCGGACTTATAG
- a CDS encoding multicopper oxidase family protein — protein sequence MSLRKSIHDTTADPLSRRDMLRHCAVGACGLAISPGVLILNGCAPSASTTKAPSADESNDVDYTLRAVKKQAAPDGRSRDILCYNGELPGPVIRAKLGQKLRVRVKNELDVPTSVHWHGQHQPGTWQMDGVANVSRPPIAPGEEFVYEFEATPAGTHWYHSHTGVQYGDGLFGPLIVEDDKPIAPYDREEILLLNDWFAMPAEKILAGLTGSSGGGMAGMKMTTTADGAPAKMPAMKMPTTDSAAKMPEKATDEKAMPPMKSAAMAGMSMAGDGKPDVGDVPFESVLFNGRGRFGADSMTPLPTIDVKPGETLRLRLINGSTTYALRFQIDGHRLTVIASDGAPLEPVEVDNLVINVGERYDVLLRADQRGAALIRVATLAGDEARALLRYPNAAAGEPAVTPVAWGERIYHAAEMRARDPVPVSKKPREIRLRLGGTMSPYAWNINEQTYPQADPISLKADEVVRFVMENPTGMDHPFHLHGHYFSVLGDPDRPNLTSAPKKDTVNIPAGKTVLLEWRATNPGRWFYHCHIEWHAVTGMARVIEIS from the coding sequence ATGTCGTTGCGCAAATCCATACACGATACGACTGCCGACCCCCTGTCGCGGCGAGACATGCTGCGGCATTGCGCGGTGGGAGCGTGCGGCCTGGCGATTTCACCGGGCGTACTTATCTTAAATGGCTGCGCGCCGAGCGCCTCGACGACGAAAGCGCCATCGGCGGATGAATCGAACGACGTCGACTACACGCTGCGCGCCGTCAAAAAACAGGCCGCGCCCGACGGACGATCACGCGACATCCTCTGCTACAACGGCGAACTGCCCGGCCCCGTAATTCGCGCGAAGCTGGGCCAAAAACTGCGCGTCCGCGTGAAGAACGAGCTCGACGTTCCGACGAGTGTCCATTGGCACGGCCAGCATCAGCCTGGCACCTGGCAAATGGACGGCGTCGCAAATGTCTCGCGTCCGCCGATCGCGCCGGGAGAGGAATTCGTCTACGAATTCGAGGCCACTCCGGCCGGCACGCATTGGTATCACTCGCACACCGGCGTGCAATACGGCGACGGATTGTTCGGCCCGTTGATCGTCGAAGACGACAAACCTATCGCCCCGTACGATCGCGAAGAAATCTTGCTCCTCAATGATTGGTTCGCCATGCCCGCAGAAAAGATCCTCGCGGGGCTCACAGGTTCGTCCGGCGGCGGCATGGCAGGCATGAAGATGACGACCACCGCTGACGGCGCGCCCGCCAAAATGCCCGCGATGAAAATGCCAACTACGGACAGCGCCGCGAAGATGCCTGAGAAGGCTACCGACGAGAAAGCGATGCCGCCGATGAAATCCGCTGCAATGGCCGGAATGAGCATGGCCGGCGACGGCAAGCCGGACGTCGGAGACGTGCCGTTCGAGTCGGTTCTTTTCAACGGCCGCGGACGTTTCGGCGCCGACAGCATGACACCACTGCCCACGATCGACGTCAAACCGGGCGAGACGCTGCGGCTGCGACTGATCAACGGCTCGACGACGTATGCCCTGCGCTTTCAGATCGACGGCCACCGGCTGACCGTGATTGCTAGTGACGGCGCCCCCTTGGAACCGGTCGAGGTTGACAACCTGGTCATCAATGTCGGTGAGCGCTATGACGTTCTGCTGCGTGCCGATCAGCGAGGCGCGGCCTTGATTCGCGTCGCGACCTTGGCCGGCGATGAAGCCCGGGCGCTACTGCGTTATCCCAACGCAGCCGCTGGCGAGCCGGCCGTAACGCCGGTCGCCTGGGGCGAGCGCATATACCACGCCGCCGAAATGCGGGCTCGCGATCCCGTTCCCGTCAGCAAGAAGCCTCGCGAGATTCGCCTGCGATTGGGCGGCACGATGTCTCCCTACGCCTGGAACATCAACGAACAAACCTATCCGCAGGCCGATCCGATTTCGCTCAAAGCCGATGAAGTAGTCCGCTTCGTCATGGAAAATCCGACCGGCATGGATCACCCGTTTCATCTGCACGGGCATTATTTTTCGGTCCTCGGCGATCCAGACCGCCCGAACCTGACCAGCGCCCCGAAGAAAGACACTGTGAACATCCCGGCCGGCAAAACCGTGCTGCTTGAATGGCGTGCGACGAACCCCGGCCGCTGGTTCTACCATTGTCACATCGAATGGCACGCAGTCACCGGCATGGCGCGGGTGATTGAGATTTCATGA
- a CDS encoding tartrate dehydrogenase → MKRFRIAVYPGDGIGTEVIAQALRVLKAVEKQQREFALDLVEFPWSAAYYRETGRVVPEDFLDVLRPFDAILLGAVGWPAELPDHVTLAPLVTLRQRFDQYACVRPAKLFAGLNSLLAGKGPKDVDLVVVRENSEGEYVDNGGRIRRGTPDECAVQTAIHTRRGVERILRFGFELARTRRKHLTMITKSNAQRYAYVLWDDVLDDIAGEYADITIDKQHADAAAMNLVRRPETFDVVVASNLFGDILTDLAGTIAGGLGLAPSTNTNPERKFPSMFEPVHGSAPDIAGRGIANPIAAVLSAGMMLDWLGATNAGQAILAAVERTLAAGHKTADLGGRLTTEEMGNQLISAVEKPS, encoded by the coding sequence ATGAAGCGCTTCCGCATTGCGGTTTATCCGGGAGATGGGATCGGCACCGAGGTCATTGCGCAGGCGCTGCGTGTCTTGAAGGCCGTGGAAAAACAGCAGCGGGAATTTGCGCTCGATCTGGTTGAGTTTCCCTGGAGTGCGGCTTACTACCGCGAGACGGGACGGGTCGTGCCTGAGGATTTTTTGGACGTATTGCGCCCCTTCGATGCCATCCTGCTGGGGGCGGTGGGTTGGCCGGCCGAATTGCCTGATCACGTCACTCTCGCGCCGCTGGTAACTCTGCGGCAGCGGTTCGATCAATACGCTTGCGTGCGTCCGGCGAAGTTATTCGCCGGGCTCAACAGCCTACTAGCAGGCAAGGGGCCCAAAGATGTCGATCTGGTCGTAGTGCGCGAAAACTCGGAAGGTGAATATGTCGATAATGGCGGGCGGATCCGACGCGGCACGCCGGACGAGTGTGCGGTGCAGACCGCCATTCATACGCGGCGCGGCGTCGAGCGGATTTTGCGGTTCGGATTCGAACTGGCCCGCACGCGCCGCAAGCATCTGACGATGATCACCAAGAGCAATGCGCAGCGGTATGCCTACGTGTTGTGGGATGATGTGCTTGACGATATCGCTGGTGAGTATGCCGATATCACGATCGACAAGCAGCATGCCGACGCGGCGGCGATGAACCTGGTGCGCCGGCCAGAGACGTTCGACGTCGTCGTGGCTTCGAATCTGTTCGGCGATATTCTCACGGACCTGGCTGGCACGATTGCCGGTGGACTGGGGCTGGCGCCGAGCACGAACACCAATCCGGAACGCAAGTTTCCCAGCATGTTCGAGCCGGTACACGGCTCGGCCCCCGATATCGCCGGGCGCGGCATTGCGAACCCAATCGCGGCGGTGCTCAGCGCCGGCATGATGCTCGACTGGCTGGGAGCGACGAACGCTGGGCAGGCGATTCTTGCCGCGGTCGAGCGGACGCTGGCCGCGGGGCACAAGACGGCCGATCTGGGCGGACGCTTAACGACCGAAGAAATGGGGAACCAATTGATCTCGGCGGTCGAAAAACCATCCTGA
- a CDS encoding transglutaminase family protein: MAAYVRHFHFVIAVTAWLLSVAASHGDDETSTTDERGDSPAVDASGVEEVFQRVKPSLAVISVRGRDGKLRGLGSGFVVAADGLIATNMHVIGEGRAIEVQLADGKHYDVKGIHAFDRHLDLAVLRVDAKDLKPLPIGDSEALRQGQTVVALGNPQGLRHSVVAGVVSGRREIDGRSMIQLAIPVEPGNSGGPLVDLQGRVGGIITMKSAVTANLGFAVAVNDLKPLLTKPNPVPIARWINQGLVDPRQWQVLQGASWRTRGSRILVDGEGDGFGGRALCLSTTTPPELPFEMSVSVRLDDESGAAGLVFAADGGDKHYGFYPSGGGLRLTRFDGPDVLNWTILSQQSSPFYRSGEFNKLHVRVEPARIVCSVNGHVLITTPVSRPLAGKVGLAKFRDTHAEFKEFRMAKELPEPTFGTDVAARIDQLISELPADRAPGVALAEKLAVSNDLTSAAIAERAQRLSRQAEQLLLLSTKLREAQVIGDLVKRLAEPDESTDLLTACLSVAQLDNADVDSEGYRQIVDRMAADISASLMEKADEAARLAALDKFFFEESGFHGSRSFQYYRRANSYINDVLDEREGLPITLSVIYMELARRLDLKIEGVGLPGHFVVRYRPADGEPRLIDVFDEGKTITSDEAARRVREATGESPTEEQTRPMTKRAIVLRILHNLIGVVQRQGDERAALRYLDALLALSPDAHQERFVRAMLRWQTGEHEGAKQDADFLLEHEAQGVQLDRLRDFRAILERSTK; encoded by the coding sequence ATGGCCGCTTACGTTCGTCATTTTCATTTCGTGATTGCCGTCACAGCGTGGCTGCTGAGCGTTGCCGCGTCGCACGGCGACGACGAGACTTCGACCACCGACGAACGCGGCGACAGCCCCGCCGTCGATGCGTCCGGCGTCGAAGAGGTTTTCCAGCGAGTGAAGCCGTCGCTGGCCGTCATCTCGGTGCGCGGCCGCGACGGAAAATTGCGCGGCCTGGGCAGTGGATTCGTCGTGGCGGCCGACGGGCTGATCGCCACCAACATGCACGTCATCGGCGAGGGGCGCGCCATCGAAGTGCAACTGGCAGACGGCAAGCATTACGACGTGAAAGGCATTCACGCCTTCGACCGCCACCTCGATCTGGCAGTGTTGCGCGTCGATGCCAAAGATCTGAAGCCGCTACCGATCGGCGACTCGGAAGCCTTGCGACAAGGACAGACCGTCGTTGCGCTCGGCAATCCGCAAGGCTTGCGCCATAGCGTTGTCGCCGGTGTCGTGTCGGGCCGGCGCGAGATCGACGGTCGCTCGATGATCCAATTGGCCATTCCGGTCGAACCCGGCAACAGTGGTGGGCCCCTTGTCGACCTGCAAGGGCGCGTTGGCGGGATCATCACGATGAAGTCGGCCGTTACGGCCAACCTGGGCTTCGCCGTCGCCGTGAATGATTTGAAGCCGCTTTTGACCAAGCCCAATCCGGTGCCAATCGCCCGCTGGATCAATCAGGGTTTGGTCGACCCGCGGCAATGGCAAGTCCTGCAGGGAGCCAGTTGGCGCACGCGGGGGAGCCGGATCCTGGTCGATGGCGAAGGAGACGGTTTCGGCGGGCGCGCGCTCTGCCTGTCGACGACGACGCCGCCCGAATTACCTTTCGAAATGAGCGTCTCTGTGCGATTGGACGACGAATCCGGCGCCGCCGGCCTGGTCTTCGCGGCCGACGGCGGAGACAAGCATTACGGCTTCTATCCCAGCGGCGGCGGACTCCGTCTGACCCGCTTCGATGGTCCCGATGTGCTGAATTGGACGATCTTGTCGCAGCAGTCGTCCCCCTTCTATCGTTCGGGCGAATTCAACAAGCTGCACGTGCGGGTCGAACCGGCCCGGATCGTCTGTTCCGTAAACGGGCACGTCCTGATCACGACGCCGGTGTCGCGGCCCCTTGCCGGGAAAGTTGGCCTGGCGAAATTTCGCGATACTCATGCTGAGTTCAAGGAATTCCGCATGGCGAAAGAGCTCCCCGAGCCCACTTTCGGCACCGACGTCGCCGCACGGATCGACCAGCTCATCTCTGAGCTTCCGGCCGACCGCGCGCCTGGCGTGGCGCTCGCCGAGAAATTGGCCGTCAGCAATGATCTCACGTCAGCCGCGATCGCCGAGCGGGCGCAGCGGCTTTCTCGGCAGGCTGAACAGTTGTTGCTCCTCAGTACCAAACTTCGTGAGGCACAAGTCATCGGCGACCTGGTAAAGCGGCTGGCTGAACCCGACGAATCGACAGACCTGCTGACCGCCTGCCTCTCCGTCGCCCAGCTCGATAACGCCGATGTCGACAGCGAGGGTTATCGCCAGATCGTGGATCGAATGGCCGCGGACATCTCCGCGTCGCTCATGGAAAAGGCTGACGAAGCGGCGCGCCTGGCCGCGCTCGACAAGTTCTTCTTCGAAGAGAGCGGGTTCCACGGCAGCCGCAGTTTTCAGTATTACCGGCGCGCCAACAGTTATATCAACGATGTGCTGGACGAGCGCGAGGGACTGCCGATCACGCTGTCCGTGATCTACATGGAGCTCGCCCGACGCCTCGACTTGAAAATCGAAGGGGTGGGCCTGCCGGGGCACTTCGTGGTGCGCTATCGCCCCGCCGACGGCGAACCGCGGCTGATCGATGTGTTCGACGAGGGCAAGACTATCACCTCTGACGAGGCTGCCCGCCGCGTTCGTGAAGCGACCGGCGAATCTCCCACCGAGGAGCAAACACGCCCCATGACCAAGCGGGCCATCGTGCTGCGCATTCTGCACAACCTGATTGGCGTCGTACAGCGGCAAGGAGACGAGCGGGCAGCCCTGCGATATCTGGACGCGCTACTAGCGCTGTCGCCAGACGCGCACCAGGAACGATTCGTGCGCGCGATGCTTCGCTGGCAGACAGGCGAGCATGAGGGCGCCAAGCAAGATGCCGATTTCCTGCTCGAGCACGAGGCGCAAGGCGTGCAGCTCGATCGACTGCGAGATTTCCGCGCCATTCTGGAACGCAGCACCAAGTAG